Proteins encoded together in one Hevea brasiliensis isolate MT/VB/25A 57/8 chromosome 16, ASM3005281v1, whole genome shotgun sequence window:
- the LOC110645117 gene encoding oxysterol-binding protein-related protein 3C, giving the protein MGTPDKNQSKGFLAAMTSGLSMFGNAMHRSVNGLLGYEGVEVINPEGGKDDAEEEAQRGRWKQEERDSYWKMMHKYIGSDVTSMVTLPVLIFEPMTMLQKMAELMEYSYLLDQADKCEDPYMRLVYASSWAISVYYAYQRTWKPFNPILGETYEMVNHGGITFIAEQVSHHPPMSAGHAENEHFTYDVTSKLKTKFLGNSLDVYPVGRTRVTLKRDNVVLDLVPPPTKVNNLIFGRTWVDSPGEMIMTNLTTEDKVVLYFQPCSWFGAGRYEVDGYVYNAAEEPKILMTGKWNESMSYQPCDMEGEPLPGSELKEVWHVADAPANDKFQYTYFAHKINSFDTAPRKLLASDSRLRPDRLALEKSDLSKAGAEKSSLEERQRAEKREREAKGHKFIPRWFDMTDEVTPTPWGDLEVYQYNGKYAEHRASLDGSDSIEEVDVQSIEFNPW; this is encoded by the exons ATGGGTACTCCAGATAAGAATCAAAGTAAAGGTTTTTTAGCGGCCATGACCTCGGGTTTATCCATGTTTGGCAACGCTATGCACAGATCTGTTAATGG ATTGCTTGGTTATGAAGGGGTAGAAGTCATAAATCCAGAGGGTGGTAAAGATGACGCAGAGGAAGAAGCTCAGAGAGGAAGATGGAAGCAGGAG GAACGAGATAGCTATTGGAAAATGATGCACAAATACATAGGCTCAGATGTTACATCTATGGTGACACTTCCTGTCCTAATTTTTGAGCCAATGACCATGCTTCAAAAAATGGCAGAG TTGATGGAATACTCCTACTTGTTAGATCAAGCAGATAAATGCGAGGATCCTTACATGCGTTTGGTGTATGCTT CATCATGGGCTATTTCTGTTTACTATGCCTACCAACGAACATGGAAACCGTTTAATCCCATTCTTGGAGagacttatgaaatggttaatcATGGTGGGATTACGTTTATTGCAGAGCAG GTTAGTCATCATCCCCCTATGAGTGCTGGACATGCTGAAAATGAGCATTTTACTTATGATGTGACATCAAAGTTAAAAACTAAATTTTTGGGAAACTCTCTTGACGTTTACCCAGTTGGAAG AACACGAGTGACTCTAAAAAGAGATAATGTGGTTTTAGATCTAGTGCCACCTCCTACGAAGGTAAACAATCTAATTTTTGGACGGACTTGGGTTGATTCACCTGGCGAGATGATAATGACAAATTTGACTACTGAAGACAAAGTTGTTCTATATTTCCAACCATGCAGCTGGTTTGG TGCTGGTCGCTATGAAGTGGATGGATATGTTTATAATGCTGCTGAAGAGCCAAAAATATTGATGACAGGGAAGTGGAATGAGTCAATGAGCTATCAACCATGTGATATGGAAGGAGAACCTCTTCCAGGCTCAGAATTGAAAGAG GTCTGGCATGTTGCTGATGCTCCAGCAAATGATAAATTTCAGTATACTTATTTTGCACATAAAATTAACAGCTTTGACACAGCTCCTAGGAAGTTGTTGGCATCTGATTCTCGTCTGCGCCCTGATAGATTAGCACTTGAGAAGAGTGATCTATCGAAAGCTGGTGCGGAAAAGAGCag TTTGGAGGAAAGGCAGAGAGCTGAAAAAAGAGAACGAGAGGCTAAAGGCCATAAATTTATACCAAGATGGTTTGATATGACTGATGAGGTTACACCTACACCATGGGGTGACTTGGAAGTCTACCAGTACAACGGTAAATATGCTGAACATAGGGCTTCTTTGGACGGCTCAGACAGCATAGAAGAGGTTGATGTCCAATCAATTGAATTCAACCCTTGGTAG